One stretch of Euphorbia lathyris chromosome 7, ddEupLath1.1, whole genome shotgun sequence DNA includes these proteins:
- the LOC136234889 gene encoding deoxyuridine 5'-triphosphate nucleotidohydrolase encodes MAGTLGAIINWKNLPVLSLFKLNIQVYPILRSHITFPKPPFICRRLIVRFNSMAQAEIQNDRPEIAEPAPKIPKLEQNGVQHASDTPISFFRVKKLSENAVLPSRASPLSAGYDLSSAIETKVPAKGKALVPTDLSIAVPEGTYARIAPRSGLAWKYFIDVGAGVIDADYRGPVGVILFNHYDTEFEVKKGDRIAQLIIERIMTPDVVEVEDLDETLRGEGGFGSTGV; translated from the exons ATGGCGGGAACCCTTGGCGCCATAATAAATTGGAAAAACCTGCCGGTTCTTTCTCTATTTAAACTAAATATCCAAGTTTACCCCATCCTCCGTTCTCACATTACTTTCCCCAAACCTCCTTTCATCTGCCGTCGTCTAATCGTTCGATTTAACAGTATGGCTCAAGCAGAAATCCAAAACGATCGGCCTGAAATCGCAGAGCCAGCCCCTAAAATCCCCAAGCTTGAACAGAACGGTGTCCAGCACGCCTCTGACACTCCAATCTCTTTCTTTAGGGTGAAAAAGCTCTCCGAAAACGCTGTTTTGCCGTCTAGGGCTTCTCCTCTCTCTGCCGGATACGATCTTTCCAG TGCGATTGAGACCAAAGTACCTGCTAAGGGAAAAGCACTCGTTCCCACAGATCTGAGCATTGCTGTACCTGAAGGAACATATGCTCGTATag CGCCGAGATCTGGACTTGCTTGGAAGTACTTCATTGATGTAGGTGCCGGTGTTATAGATGCTGATTATCGAGGTCCAGTTGGGGTTATATTATTCAACCATTACGATACAGAATTTGAGGTGAAAAAGGGAGATAGGATTGCTCAGTTGATAATCGAGAGGATTATGACTCCAGATGTTGTGGAAGTTGAGGATTTGGATGAAACTCTGAGAGGTGAAGGAGGGTTTGGCTCTACTGGTGTTTGA